A genomic region of Aspergillus oryzae RIB40 DNA, chromosome 1 contains the following coding sequences:
- a CDS encoding fatty acid alpha-hydroxylase (sphingolipid fatty acid hydroxylase) yields MPGRTLPTFTSAEVESHNNAKSCYVTLGSKVYDITSFVDDHPGGGDLILEYAGRDVEEILRDTVSHEHSEAAYDILEDSLIGFIASESTGKGASIDAAKANGVGGTSGPVYAATGMSREEDLSVETDYSKDYQTHKFLDLNKPLLMQLWNGGFSKEFYLEQIHRPRHYKGGESAPLFGNFLEPLSKTAWYMVPIIWLPPVTYGTVLGFAGLGNVYAAAAYWIGGLALWTLIEYLMHRFLFHLDKYLPDNRVGLTLHFLLHGIHHYLPMDKYRLVMPPTLFVVLATPFWKLAQSVFFYNWYAALTVYCGGIFGYICYDTTHYWLHHRNLPPYYKGLKKYHLQHHFADFDNGFGVTSRFWDRVFGTELQTPAPKDVKTQ; encoded by the exons ATGCCTGGAAGGACTCTACCAACGTTTACCTCCGCCGAGGTCGAGTCTCATAACAATGCCAAATCTTGCTATGTAACTCTGGGATCGAAAGTGTACGACATTACCTCTTTTGTCGATGATCAtcctggtggtggtgatttGATCCTTGAGTATGCTGGAAGAGACGTCGAAGAAATTCTGCGCGATACCGTCTCTCATGAACACTCGGAAGCAGCCTACGATATTCTGGAAGACAGTCTGATTGGTTTCATTGCCTCCGAATCGACTGGCAAAGGTGCAAGCATAGATGCCGCTAAAGCAAATGGTGTAGGGGGAACATCAGGCCCTGTATATGCCGCAACTGGAATGTCCCGCGAAGAGGATTTGTCTGTTGAGACAGACTACAGTAAGGATTACCAGACGCACAAATTCTTGGATCTCAACAAGCCTCTTCTTATGCAGCTCTGGAACGGTGGCTTCAGCAAAGAGTTCTACTTGGAACAAATCCATCGTCCGCGCCATTACAAGGGAGGAGAATCGGCCCCCCTCTTCGGAAACTTCCTGGAGCCCCTGAGCAAAACCGCATGGTACATGGTTCCAATTATATGGCTGCCCCCTGTTACCTACGGTACTGTGCTCGGGTTTGCTGGGCTGGGGAACGTGTATGCTGCAGCTGCCTATTGGATTGGTGGCCTTGCCCTTTGGACTTTGATCGAGTACCTTATGCATAGGTTTTTGTTCCATCTTGACAA ATATCTTCCTGATAACCGTGTTGGCTTAACCCTCCATTTCCTGTTACACGGCATTCATCACTATCTACCTATGGACAAATACCGACTTGTTATGCCACCAACGCTGTTTGTTGTCCTCGCTACACCGTTTTGGAAGCTGGCGCAAAGTGTCTTCTTCTATAACTGGTACGCCGCCTTGACGGTATATTGTGGCGGCATATTCGGTTATATATGTTATGATACGACCCATTATTGGCTCCATCATCGCAA TCTTCCCCCCTACTACAAGGGACTTAAGAAATaccaccttcaacaccatTTTGCCGACTTCGACAATGGTTTCGGTGTCACCAGCCGGTTTTGGGACCGTGTTTTCGGTACTGAGCTTCAAACACCTGCACCTAAAGACGTGAAGACACAGTGA
- a CDS encoding uncharacterized protein (predicted protein), protein MEGSTFESPSFLGNRLISYLQTLATAKKGLPFGLPVCVAPSHTITTTDALLQLASSVGPHIAILQIHADIIDDWSDETARQLTSLAKKHGFLLWESGRILNATVDIVGRQKTESREMKNQLVDLIRKKYTKGVIKEASWAVLGTAWASGVAVGNQEADILIPTLKAAAREAVADAVQTIKTEITANNPSERPSTGHESITFGDNDATSHLSEYAVGDTSGLGLPPRKASTISLTQTITQHTEDVIESPTDSGLYERKESFQSATSSLFVINEDIPPPPLLARGLVLCLPSNTDSSFKSDYRKSCLAAARANQDFVIGFICGELWHLVSQRNDIFDTESLAHEEDQQQPSPYASDEEEPQPCLALFSHVFPRLNLIGNTDLDDHDDENGVDEMSSSAMEASQADIANLPSMKLFYSMAHALKLREASIKGKQNGHTSTSIRNEYDILHIPVVSLP, encoded by the coding sequence ATGGAAGGCTCAACGTTCGAatccccttccttcctcgGAAATCGTTTAATCTCCTACCTTCAAACCCTAGCAACGGCTAAGAAGGGATTGCCGTTTGGTCTTCCTGTTTGCGTGGCTCCCTCccacaccatcaccaccacagaTGCTCTGCTTCAACTAGCATCGTCCGTTGGCCCACACATTGCCATTCTCCAGATCCATGCGGATATTATCGACGACTGGTCCGATGAGACCGCTCGCCAATTGACCTCCTTAGCCAAGAAACATGGGTTTTTGCTGTGGGAATCTGGCCGCATCCTCAATGCTACCGTCGATATTGTTGGCAGACAGAAAACCGAGtcaagagaaatgaagaatcaATTGGTGGACTTGATCCGGAAGAAGTACACGAAAGGTGTCATAAAGGAGGCTTCGTGGGCTGTTTTGGGAACCGCATGGGCCTCAGGAGTGGCAGTGGGTAATCAGGAGGCTGATATTCTGATCCCGACCCTGAAGGCTGCTGCTCGAGAGGCTGTGGCGGACGCGGTGCAGACCATCAAGACAGAAATTACAGCCAACAACCCAAGTGAACGTCCATCCACTGGCCATGAGTCAATAACCTTCGGGGATAACGATGCTACTTCACATCTTTCTGAGTATGCGGTTGGCGACACCAGCGGTCTAGGACTTCCGCCCCGAAAAGCCTCGACTATATCTCTTACCCAAACTATCACACAGCATACGGAGGATGTAATAGAATCGCCTACGGACTCTGGACTCTATGAACGCAAGGAAAGCTTTCAAAGCGCAACCTCAAGTCTATTTGTGATCAATGAAGACATTCCGCCTCCACCTCTTTTAGCGCGTGGACTTGTCCTATGTCTACCGTCCAATACCGATTCGTCTTTCAAGTCCGATTACAGAAAGAGTTGCTTGGCAGCTGCACGCGCGAATCAAGATTTTGTGATTGGATTCATATGCGGTGAGCTATGGCATCTTGTTTCTCAAAGAAACGATATATTCGACACCGAGTCTCTGGCGCACGAAGaagaccaacaacaacctaGCCCCTATGCTTcagacgaggaggagcctCAGCCATGTCTGGCGCTATTCTCGCATGTTTTCCCAAGGCTCAACCTCATAGGGAACActgatcttgatgatcatGATGACGAGAATGGGGTAGATGAAATGAGCTCGTCTGCGATGGAGGCATCCCAGGCGGACATCGCAAATTTACCGTCCATGAAGCTTTTCTACAGTATGGCGCATGCATTGAAGCTTCGAGAAGCGTCCATCAAGGGCAAGCAAAACGGGCATACCAGCACAAGTATCCGGAATGAATACGATATCCTGCACATTCCTGTTGTATCTTTGCCTTAA
- a CDS encoding uncharacterized protein (predicted protein), producing MDPSHSSLPDGVGASLQSPGLRDAQDDPHCSHLTGEASAVINNHKGGDTPLTGAQPAVKVLLSTGDVIIEYVPPDSSPVSPGNASHRWQVLSDDLMRNSPYFRALLDPNKFSEGRDFIQQKAMWSQGTTTEGGESLSDDTSIQYTLPTVRLPVDHLPQKLGVDAIELFLQVLSFNSFEEEEKAKFGGELRIQLTSLVARLIELADSFNSPYVIREALKRSGYAFGKGRIPLSRFDSSALRLNMDACADPYWVKVLGKWCGTTYFTYRPLAVSFRWSRSEEKELGSVI from the exons ATGGACCCAAGTCATTCTTCATTACCAGATGGAGTAGGAGCTTCGCTTCAATCACCGGGGCTTCGCGATGCTCAAGACGATCCCCACTGCTCTCATTTGACTGGGGAGGCTTCCGCTGTTATTAACAATCATAAAGGAGGAGATACTCCTTTAACTGGGGCCCAGCCAGCTGTAAAAGTTCTATTAAGCACCGGGGATGTGATTATCGAATACGTTCCCCCAGACAGCTCTCCTGTTTCTCCTGGAAACGCTAGTCACCGTTGGCAGGTCTTAAGTGACGATCTTATGAGGAACAGTCCCTACTTTCGGGCCTTGCTTGACCCTAATAAGTTCTCTGAAGGCAGGGATTTCATCCAACAGAAGGCGATGTGGAGCCAGGGTACCACCACTGAGGGTGGAGAATCTTTATCTGATGATACTTCGATCCAGTATACCCTGCCAACAGTCAGGTTACCGGTGGATCATCTCCCGCAAAAGCTTGGGGTAGATGCTATCGAACTGTTCCTCCAAGTGCTATCGTTCAACTCattcgaggaagaagagaaagccaAGTTCGGCGGGGAGCTCAGAATTCAGCTTACCTCATTAGTTGCTAGGTTAATAGAGCTAGCTGATTCCTTCAACTCTCCCTATGTCATCCGGGAAGCTTTAAAAAGGTCTGGGTATGCATttgggaaaggaaggattCCCCTGTCGAGGTTCGATTCCTCGGCACTGAGATTGA ATATGGACGCATGCGCTGATCCTTACTGGGTCAAAGTTTTGGGTAAATGGTGTGGAACCACCTACTTCACCTACCGTCCGCTGGCGGTATCTTTCCGATGGTCTAGAAG cgaagaaaaggaactgGGAAGCGTGATCTGA